A genomic region of Oncorhynchus mykiss isolate Arlee chromosome 2, USDA_OmykA_1.1, whole genome shotgun sequence contains the following coding sequences:
- the LOC110497288 gene encoding zinc finger protein with KRAB and SCAN domains 8 — translation MSKIQLLRVFLNERLAVAVDEIFGAVEKTITEYQEEVSRSKDENDRLQRLLEIALKPELKLHRADLQQLTFRVSEEEVHPDQQKCVQEWSPSLRQEDPEFTQIKEEQEEPRTSQWEEQLQGLEDDSKDSIFIPACVKGDCDENPTLHSYLYDGQNEVNGERVSLPSTSTKPINTEPYEEDYLVSELTSDSHTLAAVDCSAVQRENSATVNGMESGVPQSGFKRGKSNKTWTVKRQSYRANNKGRNSTKSSILKSPSQSHNAPCHCKVCGMSFHYMGSLVNHVQTHTMDKEHPCGVCGKCIESTESMKDHLQIHSAAKFSCKVCSKCFTRNSKLTVHMRTHTGEKPHHCRDCGQRFSTGSHLRVHMRTHTGEKPYVCPDCGIGFFQSEHLKAHIRIHTGEKPYHCRFCDKCFRTGTNLTGHMRTHRGEII, via the exons ATGTCTAAAATACAGTTGTTGAGGGTGTTTCTCAACGAGCGATTAGCAGTTGCTGTTGATGAGATCTTCGGGGCAGTTGAAAAAACAATAACTGAGTACCAGGAAGAAGTTTCCCGTTCAAAGGATGAAAACGATCGTCTGCAAAGGCTGCTTGAAATCGCCCTTAAACCGGAGTTAAAGCTGCACAGAGCAG ACCTCCAGCAGCTCACTTTCCGTGTGTCTGAAGAGGAGGTTCACCCTGATCAGCAGAAGTGTGTGCAGGAGTGGAGCCCCAGTCTGAGACAGGAGGACCCAGAGTTTACACAGATtaaagaggagcaggaggaacccAGAACCAGTCAATGGGAAGAGCAGCTTCAAGGGCTAGAAGATGATAGCAAAGACTCCATATTCATTCCTGCTTGTGTAAAAGGTGACTGTGATGAGAACCCAACTCTGCACTCATATCTTTATGATGGTCAAAATGAAGTTAACGGAGAGAGAGTCTCTCTACCCAGCACCTCAACTAAACCGATCAATACCGAACCCTACGAAGAGGATTACCTGGTATCAGAACTAACCAGTGACTCTCATACTCTCGCTGCAGTAGACTGTTCTGCAGTTCAGAGAGAAAACAGTGCAACTGTCAATGGGATGGAAAGTGGAGTCCCTCAGTCAGGTTTTAAGCGAGgaaaatcaaataaaacatgGACAGTAAAAAGACAGAGCTATCGTGCCAATAATAAGGGTAGGAATTCCACAAAGTCCTCCATTCTGAAATCACCTAGTCAAAGTCATAATGCTCCTTGTCATTGTAAGGTGTGTGGCATGTCTTTTCATTACATGGGTTCTTTAGTGAATCATGTGCAAACTCATACAATGGATAAAGAACATCCTTGTGGTGTGTGTGGAAAATGCATCGAATCCACAGAAAGTATGAAAGATCACCTTCAAATTCACAGTGCAGCTAAGTTTTCTTGTAAAGTTTGTAGTAAATGTTTTACAAGGAATAGTAAGCTGACAGTGCACATgaggactcacacaggagagaaaccacaTCACTGTCGTGATTGTGGCCAAAGATTCAGCACTGGGTCCCATCTTAGAGTGCACATGAGGACTCATACAGGCGAGAAACCATATGTCTGTCCTGATTGTGGCATAGGCTTCTTTCAGAGTGAACATCTGAAAGCACACATTAggatccacacaggagagaaaccataccATTGCCGTTTTTGTGACAAATGTTTCAGGACTGGCACCAATCTGACAGGTCATATGAggacacacaggggagaaatcatTTAG